One Keratinibaculum paraultunense genomic window carries:
- the brxL gene encoding protease Lon-related BREX system protein BrxL: MPNLFDRDELNNKLLTYFPGKVVRKDLTKRIKEGANVPVYVLEYLLGMYCSSQDEKIIEQGVQNVKNILSRNYVRPDEAQKIISKLRETGSYTVIDKVSVRLNYRTDTYEAEFSNLGLSGVPISDIYPSKYDRLLAGGIWCIVQMEYFFDEGDKNRVPFIINKLTPVQMPNIDIDEFKEARAKFTAKEWIDIVLRSTGMEPDKLNEREKWLHLIRLVPLVENNYNFCELGPRGTGKSHIYKEISPNSILVSGGQTTVANLFYNMNTRQVGLVGMWDCVAFDEVAGIKFKDKDGVQIMKDYMASGSFSRGKEEKNATASFAFVGNINQSVDVLLKTSHLFEPFPEEMGMDTAFLDRIHCYLPGWEIPKYRPDFFTDDYGFITDYFAEIMRELRKESFTDAYEKYFKLGNQLNQRDTIAVKKTVSGMIKLIYPHGEYTKQDIEKILRFALEMRRRVKEQLKKIGGMEFYDVNFSYIDNETFEEEYVPVPEQSGGTLIPDGIGKPGHLYTVSRGSSGMIGVFKLETQMTSGNGKFERTGIGSNSKAKEAMDNAYKYLKANSKNISGNISTTTKDYLVHVQDLNGIGMTMKLTLPTIIAICSVALKKPVLSSLAVLGDISIGGTLIKVEELANTLQVCQDSGAKKVLLPLTSAADLGTVPPELVGSFNLIFYKSAEDAIFKALGVE, encoded by the coding sequence ATGCCTAATTTGTTCGATAGAGATGAGTTAAACAATAAACTTTTGACTTATTTCCCTGGTAAAGTTGTGAGAAAAGATCTAACAAAAAGAATCAAAGAAGGTGCAAATGTTCCAGTGTACGTGCTGGAATATTTGCTAGGTATGTATTGTTCTTCTCAAGATGAAAAAATAATTGAACAAGGAGTCCAAAATGTAAAAAATATTTTATCTAGAAATTATGTTAGACCTGATGAAGCACAAAAAATAATATCTAAGCTTAGAGAAACTGGAAGTTATACTGTTATAGATAAAGTATCAGTAAGGTTAAATTATAGAACAGATACTTATGAGGCAGAATTTTCCAATTTAGGACTTAGTGGAGTTCCTATATCTGATATATATCCTTCAAAATATGATAGGCTTTTGGCAGGGGGAATCTGGTGTATAGTGCAGATGGAGTACTTTTTTGATGAAGGAGATAAAAATAGAGTTCCTTTTATTATAAACAAGCTAACTCCTGTCCAAATGCCCAATATTGACATAGATGAATTCAAGGAAGCTAGAGCCAAATTTACAGCTAAAGAATGGATAGATATAGTATTAAGAAGTACTGGAATGGAACCAGACAAATTAAATGAGAGAGAAAAATGGTTACACTTGATAAGGTTAGTACCATTAGTGGAAAATAACTATAATTTTTGTGAATTAGGTCCTAGAGGAACAGGTAAATCTCATATATATAAGGAAATTTCCCCTAACTCTATATTGGTTTCAGGAGGGCAAACTACTGTAGCTAATCTATTTTATAATATGAACACTAGACAGGTTGGACTTGTAGGTATGTGGGATTGTGTAGCCTTTGATGAAGTTGCAGGAATTAAATTTAAAGACAAAGACGGAGTTCAAATTATGAAAGATTATATGGCTTCTGGTTCTTTTTCACGAGGAAAAGAGGAAAAGAATGCTACGGCTTCCTTTGCTTTTGTAGGAAATATAAATCAATCTGTAGATGTTCTATTAAAAACCTCTCATTTGTTTGAACCTTTTCCTGAAGAGATGGGTATGGATACTGCATTTTTAGATCGTATACATTGCTATTTGCCAGGCTGGGAAATTCCTAAATATAGACCAGATTTTTTTACGGATGACTATGGATTTATTACTGATTATTTTGCTGAAATAATGAGAGAGCTGAGAAAGGAATCTTTTACTGATGCTTATGAAAAATATTTTAAATTAGGTAATCAACTAAATCAAAGGGATACTATTGCCGTTAAAAAGACTGTGTCAGGTATGATAAAATTAATATATCCTCATGGAGAATATACTAAACAAGATATTGAAAAGATATTGAGATTTGCATTGGAAATGAGAAGAAGGGTAAAAGAACAGCTTAAAAAAATTGGTGGGATGGAGTTTTATGATGTAAATTTTTCTTATATAGATAATGAAACTTTTGAAGAAGAATATGTTCCTGTTCCTGAACAAAGTGGAGGAACTCTTATTCCAGATGGCATAGGTAAACCAGGTCATTTATATACTGTATCTAGAGGATCTTCAGGTATGATTGGTGTATTTAAATTAGAAACACAGATGACTTCAGGAAATGGTAAATTTGAAAGAACTGGAATTGGCTCTAATTCAAAAGCAAAAGAAGCTATGGACAATGCTTATAAGTATTTAAAAGCTAATAGTAAAAATATAAGCGGAAATATAAGCACAACTACAAAAGATTATCTTGTACATGTACAGGATTTAAATGGAATAGGAATGACAATGAAATTGACTTTACCCACTATAATAGCTATATGTTCAGTAGCATTAAAAAAGCCTGTACTTTCTAGTTTAGCTGTTTTAGGAGACATAAGTATAGGAGGGACTTTGATTAAAGTAGAAGAATTAGCCAATACATTGCAAGTTTGCCAAGACAGTGGAGCCAAAAAAGTATTATTACCTTTAACATCAGCAGCTGATTTAGGAACAGTACCCCCTGAGCTAGTGGGTTCATTTAACTTAATATTTTATAAATCTGCAGAAGATGCTATATTTAAAGCTTTGGGAGTGGAGTAG
- the pglZ gene encoding BREX-1 system phosphatase PglZ type A, whose protein sequence is MAELNLKQIEDKLNNEFDEKDRVIIFWYDEKQEFIDDIKNLNLKNAKIHYLTPRNLFKTKVLLERQDTESNYLIYAPFKKPNNRDNHLADTIIYSKEFFADRASLIMADLGIDVAYKLVIEKYIKFFNAKDRTNRFYELEVDEYNEESIEIALLSALVKSKVANFEEVVRIVLSEGLSDNKYMKEFSKFGLEEAFWKYCRINFSYIDEEPNLMKLSISLLLTYAENQMNTKLPSKLNKYVLDKPGTVMAFIDQMMNSNIYKDSFRKISNEVYKVIDGDKIFKNYEIEHLINVDVFKDIDEIIINWVLDRLFDENLNATVNNLSLVDVCKSRKFKHFKDLYSDKYDVLINAYYLILNKDFTPEDNIIDLVEEYDNKYYKIDTYYRKFYYHLDKVKNSSIFEELKVLVENIYINKYLDVISKEFSNKLDYNILKEKYKLQKDFYRNYVAGNSGRIIVIISDAFRYEIGKELVERFKFDEKTEANIEPQIGVLPSYTSLGMAALLPNKHIEIADNYEVFVDGKPTKNMNERNAILQSKNPNSDSIQYDELIKMTKQEMRDFFSGKEIIYIYHNKIDARAHSSEDEVFDACNEAMEEIKDIIRKLTNNISATRFIVTADHGFIYTRSKNKESDKINRFFEQNDKTNRRFIISEKPYDILGTKSMMVSDVLGNYDERAIITPISSDVFKVQGGGQNFVHGGSSPQEIIVPIVKVKTVTGAVETEKVKISLISMLSKITNLLLSLDFVQQEPVSDTIKPATYKIRFENEDGELISNEEIYVAKSRSKESIDRIFKLNFRLRNKKYTQDEKYYFTITDVETGIEIYRQQVIIDIAFADDFGFDI, encoded by the coding sequence GTGGCAGAACTAAATTTAAAACAAATTGAAGACAAACTGAATAATGAATTCGATGAAAAAGATAGAGTTATTATATTTTGGTATGATGAAAAACAAGAATTTATAGATGATATAAAAAATTTAAATCTTAAAAATGCCAAGATCCATTATCTAACTCCAAGGAACTTATTTAAAACTAAAGTGCTATTAGAGAGGCAAGATACGGAAAGTAACTATCTTATATATGCTCCTTTTAAAAAACCAAATAATAGGGATAATCATTTAGCTGATACAATTATTTATTCAAAAGAGTTTTTTGCAGATAGAGCTTCCCTTATAATGGCAGATTTGGGTATAGATGTAGCATATAAACTTGTAATAGAGAAATATATAAAATTTTTTAATGCTAAAGATAGGACCAATAGATTTTATGAATTGGAAGTAGATGAATACAATGAGGAAAGTATAGAAATAGCTTTGTTATCTGCATTAGTTAAATCAAAGGTAGCAAATTTTGAAGAGGTTGTAAGGATTGTATTATCTGAAGGTTTATCAGATAATAAATACATGAAGGAGTTTTCTAAGTTTGGATTGGAAGAAGCTTTTTGGAAATATTGTAGAATTAATTTTTCTTATATAGATGAGGAACCAAATCTTATGAAACTTTCTATAAGTTTACTATTAACTTATGCAGAAAATCAAATGAATACTAAATTGCCTTCAAAATTAAATAAGTATGTATTGGATAAGCCTGGTACTGTTATGGCTTTTATAGATCAGATGATGAACAGCAATATATATAAAGACAGTTTTAGAAAAATTTCCAACGAAGTATATAAAGTTATAGATGGAGATAAAATTTTTAAAAATTATGAAATAGAGCATTTAATAAATGTAGATGTATTTAAAGATATTGACGAAATAATAATAAATTGGGTTTTGGATAGATTGTTTGATGAAAATTTAAATGCAACAGTCAATAATTTGTCTTTAGTTGATGTATGTAAAAGTAGGAAGTTTAAGCATTTTAAAGATTTATATAGTGATAAATATGATGTTTTAATAAATGCTTATTATTTAATATTAAATAAAGATTTTACTCCAGAGGACAATATAATAGATTTGGTAGAGGAATATGACAATAAATATTATAAAATTGACACTTATTATAGGAAATTTTATTATCATTTAGATAAAGTTAAAAATAGCAGTATATTTGAAGAATTGAAGGTTCTAGTTGAAAATATATATATTAATAAGTATTTAGATGTAATTTCAAAAGAATTTAGCAATAAACTAGATTACAATATTTTAAAAGAAAAGTATAAACTTCAAAAGGATTTTTATAGAAATTATGTAGCAGGAAATAGTGGAAGAATTATTGTAATAATATCTGATGCATTTAGATATGAAATTGGAAAAGAATTAGTAGAAAGATTTAAATTTGATGAAAAAACTGAAGCTAATATAGAACCTCAAATTGGGGTATTGCCAAGCTACACTAGCTTAGGAATGGCAGCACTTTTGCCAAATAAACATATTGAGATTGCTGATAATTATGAAGTTTTTGTGGATGGAAAGCCCACTAAAAACATGAATGAAAGGAATGCTATACTTCAATCTAAAAATCCTAATAGTGATAGTATACAATATGATGAATTGATAAAGATGACAAAACAAGAGATGAGAGATTTTTTTAGTGGAAAAGAAATAATATATATTTATCATAATAAAATAGATGCAAGAGCCCATAGCTCAGAAGATGAAGTTTTTGATGCTTGCAATGAGGCTATGGAGGAAATAAAAGATATTATAAGAAAACTTACCAATAATATTTCGGCAACTAGATTTATAGTTACAGCAGATCATGGATTTATTTATACTAGAAGTAAAAACAAAGAATCAGATAAGATAAATAGGTTTTTTGAACAAAATGATAAAACTAATAGAAGATTTATAATTTCAGAAAAACCTTATGATATATTAGGTACGAAAAGCATGATGGTATCTGATGTTTTAGGGAATTATGATGAAAGAGCTATTATTACACCTATATCTTCTGATGTTTTTAAGGTACAAGGTGGGGGACAAAATTTTGTTCATGGTGGAAGTTCACCCCAGGAGATTATAGTTCCTATAGTTAAAGTAAAAACTGTTACAGGTGCTGTAGAAACAGAGAAGGTTAAAATATCCCTCATAAGTATGTTATCAAAGATAACTAATTTACTATTAAGTTTAGATTTTGTTCAACAAGAACCAGTTTCAGATACTATAAAACCTGCTACCTACAAAATTAGATTTGAAAATGAAGATGGAGAACTTATATCCAATGAGGAGATTTATGTTGCTAAAAGCAGATCAAAAGAGTCTATAGATAGAATTTTTAAATTAAATTTTAGGCTTAGAAATAAAAAATATACTCAAGATGAGAAATATTATTTTACAATTACTGATGTAGAAACAGGAATAGAAATTTACAGACAACAAGTTATTATAGATATAGCTTTTGCAGATGATTTTGGTTTTGATATATAA
- the pglX gene encoding BREX-1 system adenine-specific DNA-methyltransferase PglX, whose amino-acid sequence MDKTALKNFSICSREKLIKDIETKARLIGITEEGIKDPLPESTEDMLIFDIGEIEPYRIYGEDVNKYKKLVKELRKREKESNYKTAYKTLVEEVAYTWFNRIIAIRFMEVNNYMPDKMRVLSSGKEGVKEPEFITYYRDTNIGITEEFEKLDELKLDGSTKAMDKMFQFMFIKQCNALGKQLPELFEKTNDYAELLLNISYIDENGVVYKLIEEIDEDYFNIEKTGQIEIIGWLYQYYNTVPKAEVDVAVKKGKKVNKNTIPAKTQLFTPEWIVKYMVQNSLGRLWIEKKIASGINKTEEELAKEYGWKYYLPEAEQIEEVKIELENIRKDRKYLKVEDIRFIDPSMGSGHILVYAFELFMQFYLEEGYTEREAAESIIENNLYGLDIDKRAYQLAYFSLMMKGRQYNRRILNNNIDNNLYYFIDSKDINIKQIDFLGGNIENKEQREGLKQDILELVELFKDGRELGSIIKIYKEYNYDELVTFVKNIKNKDILPMELIGIENTQEDLIHIIKLAKILSSKYDVVVTNPPYLGRSNMGSNLTKYLDKKYKDTKSDLFAAFMEKSEELLKLNDYYGMINQHSWMFLSSYEKQRGKLLLNNTILNMLHLGSRAFEEIGGEVVQSTTFIIKKNKIKDYKGSYIRLIDFKNAIEKEEKTLEAIENPDCGYYYETNQDNFELIPGSPIAYWASENFIKNFKKGISIDDVSDYTGAQNKTANNKKYLRKVWEVNKNDIGENKKWIFYAKGGDYRKYYGNLDLVIDWDIKARNFYKNNKTSNLLDEKYWYREGITYTMLTSKGSNFRYYPPIGVFDMGGPTICIDNELNYLLGLLNTNTVYYYLKVLNPTLNLQVRDVKNLPIIFSETHKPEIDSLVQENINISKIDWDSFETSWDFKVHPLLDEEKQGEIPNTIEEAYENWKEYANSNFAKLKKNEERLNELFIEIYGLEDELTKEVSDKDITIAKIFDNKEDIYDDIKGNQYILTKEDVIKSFISYGVGCIFGRYSLDEEGLVYAGGEFDINRYKKFKPVEDNIALITDEEYFEDDLVNRFIEFVKVSFGEENLEENLEFIADSLKGNGTPREKIRNYFINDFYKDHVKTYKNRPIYWLYDSSAGKTKRNSQNGFKALIYMHRYNEDTTGKVRIDYLHKVQRVYENKIKFLENDIANTKNAKEKSKLEKELEKIIKQLKECKEYDEKIGHIALSRIAIDLDDGVKVNYDKVQTDNEGNKYEILAKI is encoded by the coding sequence ATGGATAAAACAGCACTCAAAAATTTTTCTATATGCTCAAGAGAAAAACTCATAAAGGATATAGAAACTAAAGCTAGACTTATAGGAATAACAGAAGAGGGTATTAAAGACCCTCTTCCTGAGTCTACTGAAGACATGCTTATATTTGACATAGGGGAGATTGAACCTTATAGAATATATGGAGAAGATGTAAATAAGTATAAGAAGTTAGTAAAAGAACTAAGAAAAAGAGAAAAAGAATCAAATTATAAAACAGCATATAAAACCTTAGTAGAAGAAGTAGCATATACTTGGTTTAATAGAATAATTGCCATAAGATTTATGGAAGTAAACAATTATATGCCAGATAAGATGAGGGTATTATCTTCTGGTAAAGAAGGAGTAAAGGAACCTGAATTTATAACCTATTATAGAGACACTAATATAGGCATAACAGAAGAATTTGAAAAACTAGATGAACTAAAACTAGATGGCAGTACCAAAGCTATGGACAAGATGTTTCAATTTATGTTCATAAAACAATGTAATGCATTAGGAAAACAGCTACCAGAATTATTTGAAAAAACAAATGACTACGCAGAACTATTATTAAACATATCTTATATCGACGAGAATGGAGTAGTCTATAAATTAATAGAAGAAATAGATGAAGACTATTTTAATATAGAAAAAACAGGACAGATAGAGATAATTGGATGGCTGTATCAGTATTATAACACTGTACCTAAAGCTGAAGTGGATGTAGCAGTTAAAAAAGGTAAAAAAGTAAATAAAAATACAATACCCGCTAAAACTCAATTATTTACACCAGAATGGATAGTAAAATATATGGTACAAAACTCTTTAGGTAGACTTTGGATAGAGAAAAAAATAGCCAGTGGGATAAATAAAACAGAAGAAGAATTGGCTAAAGAATATGGATGGAAATATTACTTGCCAGAAGCAGAACAAATAGAAGAAGTGAAAATAGAACTAGAAAACATAAGGAAAGATAGAAAATATTTAAAAGTAGAAGATATAAGATTTATTGACCCATCTATGGGAAGTGGTCATATACTTGTATATGCATTTGAGTTATTTATGCAATTTTACTTAGAAGAAGGATATACCGAAAGAGAAGCAGCAGAAAGTATAATAGAGAATAATTTATATGGATTAGACATAGATAAAAGAGCCTATCAATTAGCTTATTTTTCCCTTATGATGAAAGGAAGACAGTATAATAGAAGAATACTTAATAATAATATAGATAATAATTTATATTACTTTATAGATAGTAAAGATATAAACATAAAACAAATAGATTTTTTAGGCGGAAATATAGAAAATAAAGAACAAAGAGAAGGCTTAAAACAAGATATATTAGAATTAGTAGAATTATTTAAAGATGGTAGAGAATTAGGTTCTATAATAAAAATATACAAGGAATATAATTATGATGAACTTGTAACATTTGTGAAAAATATAAAAAACAAAGACATATTACCTATGGAATTAATAGGAATAGAAAATACTCAAGAAGATTTAATTCATATTATTAAATTAGCTAAAATATTATCAAGTAAATATGATGTAGTAGTCACCAATCCTCCGTATTTAGGTAGAAGCAATATGGGGTCAAATTTAACTAAGTATTTAGATAAGAAATATAAAGATACAAAATCAGATTTATTTGCTGCTTTTATGGAAAAATCAGAAGAATTATTAAAATTGAATGACTATTATGGAATGATTAATCAACATTCTTGGATGTTCTTATCTAGTTATGAAAAACAGCGAGGAAAACTATTATTAAATAACACAATTTTAAATATGCTACACTTAGGATCTAGAGCATTTGAAGAAATAGGTGGAGAGGTAGTTCAATCAACAACTTTTATAATAAAAAAGAATAAAATAAAAGATTATAAAGGTTCTTATATCAGATTAATAGATTTTAAGAATGCCATAGAGAAGGAAGAAAAAACATTAGAAGCCATAGAAAATCCTGATTGTGGATATTATTATGAAACTAATCAAGATAATTTTGAATTAATACCAGGAAGTCCTATAGCCTATTGGGCTAGTGAGAATTTTATAAAGAATTTTAAGAAAGGAATAAGCATAGATGATGTATCAGATTATACAGGAGCACAAAATAAAACAGCTAACAATAAAAAATATTTAAGAAAAGTATGGGAAGTTAATAAAAATGATATAGGAGAAAATAAAAAATGGATATTTTATGCAAAAGGAGGAGATTATAGGAAGTATTATGGTAATTTGGATTTAGTTATAGATTGGGATATAAAAGCTAGAAATTTTTATAAAAACAATAAAACATCGAATTTATTGGATGAAAAATATTGGTATAGGGAAGGCATAACATATACGATGTTAACTAGTAAAGGTAGTAATTTTAGATATTATCCCCCAATAGGAGTTTTTGATATGGGTGGACCAACTATATGTATAGATAATGAATTAAATTACTTATTAGGATTATTAAATACAAATACTGTCTATTATTATTTAAAAGTTTTAAATCCAACTTTAAATTTACAAGTGAGAGATGTTAAAAATCTCCCAATAATATTCTCAGAAACCCATAAACCAGAAATAGACTCCTTAGTCCAAGAAAACATCAACATATCCAAAATCGACTGGGACTCCTTTGAAACCTCATGGGATTTCAAAGTTCATCCACTGCTAGATGAAGAAAAGCAAGGCGAAATTCCAAACACTATAGAAGAAGCCTATGAAAATTGGAAAGAATATGCAAATTCTAACTTTGCTAAACTTAAAAAGAATGAAGAAAGATTAAACGAACTATTTATAGAAATATATGGTTTAGAAGATGAATTAACTAAAGAAGTATCAGACAAAGATATTACTATAGCAAAAATATTTGATAACAAAGAAGATATATACGATGATATAAAAGGAAATCAATATATTTTAACTAAAGAAGATGTAATTAAATCTTTCATATCCTATGGAGTAGGATGTATATTTGGACGATATAGTTTAGATGAAGAAGGATTAGTATATGCTGGTGGAGAATTTGACATAAATAGATATAAAAAATTCAAACCAGTAGAAGATAATATAGCATTAATAACAGATGAAGAATATTTTGAAGATGATTTAGTAAATAGATTTATAGAATTTGTCAAGGTAAGTTTTGGAGAAGAAAATTTAGAAGAAAATCTTGAATTTATAGCAGATTCTTTAAAAGGTAATGGAACACCTAGAGAAAAAATAAGAAATTACTTTATAAATGACTTTTACAAGGATCATGTAAAGACATATAAAAATAGACCAATATATTGGTTATATGACAGCTCTGCAGGCAAGACAAAAAGAAATAGTCAAAATGGCTTTAAAGCACTAATCTATATGCATAGATACAATGAAGATACCACTGGAAAAGTTAGAATAGATTATTTACACAAAGTACAAAGAGTTTATGAAAATAAAATAAAGTTTTTAGAGAATGACATAGCAAACACTAAAAATGCAAAAGAAAAGTCTAAACTAGAAAAAGAACTAGAAAAGATCATAAAACAGCTTAAAGAATGTAAAGAATATGATGAAAAGATAGGACATATAGCTTTATCAAGAATAGCTATAGATCTAGACGATGGTGTAAAAGTAAACTATGACAAAGTACAAACCGACAATGAAGGAAATAAATATGAAATACTTGCTAAAATTTAA